Proteins from a genomic interval of Chroococcidiopsis thermalis PCC 7203:
- a CDS encoding ParA family protein, which yields MTYTIATANMKGGVGKTTLSVNLATALAKEHGKRVLIFDLDTQISATLSLMAPTEFANYRKRKRTLKNFINQIIQPNPQARITIQDAIHRSVCNINNLDLLPGDIELYDEYMVAEMLHEKAFEVDRLDFEVVWNRFERTLLRQILQPIMSDYDCIIFDCAPGYNLMTRSALAASDFYILPAKPEPLSIVGIQLLERRIAELKKSHEAEAVMGIQLIGIVFTMAGNLFTGRYQRQVVQRINQDFTPDKIFNTQIPMDVNVAKAVDSFMPVVLSNPHSAGAKAFSQLTQEFVQKLNVAQEQKTQPMNPSFATI from the coding sequence ATGACCTATACGATCGCCACTGCTAATATGAAAGGGGGTGTCGGCAAAACAACTCTCAGCGTTAATCTAGCCACGGCGCTAGCAAAAGAGCATGGTAAGCGAGTCTTGATTTTTGACTTAGATACCCAAATTAGCGCCACTCTCAGCTTGATGGCTCCCACAGAGTTTGCTAACTATAGAAAAAGAAAACGCACCCTCAAGAATTTTATCAACCAAATTATTCAGCCAAACCCACAAGCTAGAATTACCATCCAAGATGCAATTCATCGTTCGGTCTGTAATATTAATAACCTGGACTTATTGCCAGGAGATATTGAGTTATATGACGAATATATGGTAGCAGAAATGCTACATGAAAAAGCTTTTGAAGTCGATCGCTTGGACTTTGAAGTTGTCTGGAATCGGTTTGAGAGAACTTTGCTCAGACAGATTTTGCAGCCAATTATGTCTGACTACGATTGCATTATTTTTGATTGCGCTCCTGGCTACAATCTCATGACTCGTAGCGCCCTTGCTGCCAGCGATTTCTATATTTTACCAGCTAAGCCAGAACCGCTATCGATTGTAGGAATTCAGTTATTAGAAAGACGCATTGCCGAATTGAAAAAAAGCCATGAAGCCGAGGCTGTCATGGGAATTCAACTGATCGGTATCGTGTTTACAATGGCTGGTAATCTATTTACAGGTAGATACCAAAGGCAAGTCGTACAGCGAATCAATCAGGATTTTACCCCTGATAAAATCTTTAATACTCAAATTCCAATGGATGTCAACGTTGCTAAAGCAGTTGATAGTTTTATGCCCGTAGTTTTGAGCAATCCTCACTCTGCTGGAGCCAAAGCTTTT
- a CDS encoding response regulator transcription factor translates to MSPSLRLLLVEDDELFRLGLEVKLQQESGIEIVAEAEDGETAVEMVQRHALDVVLLDVGLPGIGGVEACRQIKQQNPQLPVLVLTSHSQKSLIARLIAAGAAGYCLKGIAAETLILAIRSVAAGASWWDRTATTEIRTTFEHNPDTSEAIATPAESNQPLTQREQEILALIAAGKSNQEIASTLYITPGTVRVHVHTIIQKLGVRDRTQAAVLAIQKKWIAGG, encoded by the coding sequence ATGTCTCCTTCCTTACGGTTACTCCTGGTTGAAGATGACGAACTCTTTCGCCTTGGTTTAGAAGTCAAATTGCAACAAGAATCAGGTATAGAAATCGTTGCTGAAGCGGAGGATGGGGAAACAGCCGTAGAAATGGTACAGCGTCACGCCCTCGATGTGGTATTACTCGATGTAGGATTACCTGGAATTGGCGGTGTAGAGGCGTGTCGGCAAATTAAACAGCAAAATCCCCAGTTACCAGTTTTAGTCTTAACTTCTCATTCCCAAAAGTCTTTAATTGCGCGGTTGATTGCCGCAGGGGCGGCGGGTTATTGTTTGAAAGGGATTGCTGCCGAGACTTTGATTTTAGCAATTCGTTCGGTGGCTGCTGGTGCTTCTTGGTGGGATCGCACGGCAACTACAGAAATTCGCACTACATTCGAGCATAACCCAGATACGAGTGAGGCGATCGCAACTCCAGCAGAATCTAACCAACCGCTAACGCAACGAGAACAAGAAATTTTAGCTTTAATTGCGGCGGGTAAGTCTAACCAAGAAATTGCTTCTACCCTATACATTACTCCTGGTACGGTTAGGGTACACGTCCATACCATTATCCAGAAATTAGGAGTACGCGATCGCACCCAGGCGGCAGTGTTGGCAATTCAAAAGAAATGGATTGCAGGTGGGTAG